The Nostoc sp. 'Peltigera membranacea cyanobiont' N6 genome contains the following window.
ATACATCATTCAGCAACTGGGTTATATGCATAACAGATGTTTGAATGCGACGCAGGTGAATCTGTTGTCGCTCGTCGCTCCATAGATGGCGATAATGTTCTAGTAGTTCCGCAGAAGAGTGGATGGTAGCTAAGGGGTTGCGAAATTCATGGGAGGTGGTAACGATCAAGCGGGATTTAAGTTCGCTAAACTCTCTTTCTTTGGCAAGCGCTTGTCGCATCGCCTCTTCTGCCCATTCCAGCTTGGCTTGAGTGCGCTTGCTTTCGCTAATATCCCGCAATAGCCACCGCAGACCAACTAAGTTACCTTGTTGATTGCGGATAGCAGCTACCTTCACTGCTACCATAATGGATGTTTTGTCACGCGGTCGCAGGTTTACTTCCCACTCTTGCATTTTCCAGTTGGGAATTGCGGCGCGATCGCGCAGATGATTCAGTTTCAAATGAAAAGCAATCAGTTCTTTCTCAACCACAAAAATTGCAAGAGGTTTGCCCAACAGGAAATTCTTTGAGATGTTCAACAGAGTATTTGCAGCAGAGTTAGCTTCTTGAATTACTCCTTTTGGATCGGTCACTAAATAAGCATCTGGTACTTCCTCAAATAGTTCCTGGTAGCGTTGACCTTGTGCGATTAATGACTGTTGAGCGCTGGATAATTTTTCATTCTGTTGCTGTAAGTCTTCATTAGCTATTTGCATTTCTTCCAAAGCTAGGTAGAGTTCCTTGAATACATCTGTGAGGAGTTCAATATCTTCCTGTGCTTTTTGCTGTTCACTCTGGCGTTGCAAAAGGGCGACGCGCTGACGCATATTC
Protein-coding sequences here:
- a CDS encoding PAS domain-containing sensor histidine kinase, which gives rise to MNLDDLALQIQNMRQRVALLQRQSEQQKAQEDIELLTDVFKELYLALEEMQIANEDLQQQNEKLSSAQQSLIAQGQRYQELFEEVPDAYLVTDPKGVIQEANSAANTLLNISKNFLLGKPLAIFVVEKELIAFHLKLNHLRDRAAIPNWKMQEWEVNLRPRDKTSIMVAVKVAAIRNQQGNLVGLRWLLRDISESKRTQAKLEWAEEAMRQALAKEREFSELKSRLIVTTSHEFRNPLATIHSSAELLEHYRHLWSDERQQIHLRRIQTSVMHITQLLNDVSVLNQDETGKLEFNPTPLNLVEFCRDLLEELKQSDRSQHAIVFSSECQCTPANLDAKLLRQILSNLLSNCQKYSPIGSTVKFSVTTANDRAIFQTQDSGIGIPASDIEHIFEPFHRASNTGNISGIGLGMSIVKQAVDLHSGEIIVESAIGTGTTFTVILPFSRNLYV